One part of the Bdellovibrio bacteriovorus genome encodes these proteins:
- the asnS gene encoding asparagine--tRNA ligase has product MKTTLVKSLFRETEKHLDKEVYLSGWVRKIRDQKNFGFIELNDGTFFKGVQVVFDTHLANFADVAALSISSSVLVTGKVVKSQGAGQTFEVMASKIEIVQKADLEYPLQNKRHSMEFLREIAHLRPRTNTFSAVFRVRSVLAYAIHKFFNEQNFVYVNTPIITGSDAEGAGEMFRVTTLKLDKPPRKEDGSIDASQDFFGKETNLTVSGQLNGETFCAAFRNIYTFGPTFRAENSNTSRHAAEFWMIEPEIAFADLTANMELAEDMIKYIIRYVMEQCPEEMEFFNQFIEKGLFDKLNNVLNNNFARVTYTEAIEILQKCGKKFEYPVQWGIDMQSEHERYLAEEHFKKPVFVTDYPKDIKAFYMKLNEDGKTVRAMDLLAPGIGEIIGGSQREDNLEKLESRMKQVGLHPEEYSFYTDLRRYGSFPHAGYGLGFERMLMYVTGMGNIRDVIPFPRTPKNALF; this is encoded by the coding sequence ATGAAAACCACACTCGTAAAATCGCTATTCAGAGAAACAGAAAAGCATCTGGACAAAGAAGTCTATCTTTCCGGATGGGTTCGCAAAATCCGCGACCAAAAGAATTTCGGCTTCATCGAACTGAATGACGGCACCTTCTTCAAAGGTGTGCAGGTGGTTTTTGATACTCATCTGGCAAACTTCGCTGACGTTGCAGCTCTTTCCATCTCCAGCTCGGTACTGGTGACTGGCAAGGTTGTAAAATCCCAGGGCGCGGGTCAAACATTTGAAGTCATGGCTTCCAAAATCGAGATCGTGCAAAAAGCCGATCTGGAATACCCGCTGCAAAACAAACGTCACAGCATGGAATTCCTGCGCGAGATCGCACACCTTCGCCCGCGCACCAACACCTTCAGCGCGGTCTTCCGCGTGCGCTCTGTTTTGGCTTACGCAATTCACAAGTTCTTCAACGAACAGAACTTTGTGTACGTGAACACGCCGATCATCACCGGCTCTGATGCGGAAGGTGCGGGCGAGATGTTCCGCGTGACCACACTGAAACTGGACAAACCACCGCGCAAAGAAGACGGCAGCATTGACGCCAGCCAGGACTTCTTCGGCAAGGAAACCAACCTGACTGTGTCCGGTCAGTTGAACGGTGAAACTTTCTGTGCGGCTTTCCGCAACATTTACACGTTCGGCCCGACATTCCGTGCGGAAAACTCCAACACCTCCCGCCACGCGGCCGAGTTCTGGATGATCGAACCCGAGATCGCCTTTGCTGATTTGACGGCGAACATGGAACTGGCGGAAGACATGATCAAGTACATCATCCGCTACGTGATGGAGCAATGCCCGGAAGAAATGGAGTTCTTCAACCAGTTCATCGAAAAAGGCCTGTTCGACAAACTGAACAACGTCCTGAACAACAACTTTGCGCGCGTGACTTACACCGAAGCCATCGAGATCCTGCAAAAATGCGGGAAGAAATTCGAGTATCCGGTTCAGTGGGGCATCGACATGCAGTCTGAACATGAACGTTACCTGGCTGAAGAGCACTTCAAAAAGCCGGTGTTTGTGACGGATTATCCGAAGGACATCAAGGCTTTCTATATGAAGCTGAACGAAGACGGCAAAACTGTTCGCGCCATGGACTTGCTGGCTCCGGGCATTGGCGAAATCATTGGCGGATCCCAGCGTGAAGACAATCTGGAAAAACTGGAATCCCGCATGAAGCAAGTGGGCCTGCATCCGGAAGAGTATTCCTTCTATACGGATCTGCGCCGCTATGGCAGCTTCCCGCACGCGGGCTACGGCCTGGGCTTCGAGCGCATGCTGATGTACGTGACTGGAATGGGAAATATCCGCGACGTGATTCCGTTCCCGCGCACACCGAAGAACGCTTTGTTCTAG
- a CDS encoding phosphoenolpyruvate carboxylase — protein sequence MRKFALIAILCSFCAAPAMAADAVTAEVSKLQALKLETVKTADENTKLTEADMKAQDEVFEALEGAVQAAVKKTTPELDAEILRVTVEMLKKDPTQFAGELVLPLYEKNKKSFLESLKKLSPSDAKLVEDAVKAAARQKRYGNG from the coding sequence ATGAGAAAATTCGCACTTATTGCCATCCTTTGTTCCTTCTGCGCAGCCCCTGCAATGGCGGCTGATGCGGTGACTGCTGAAGTGTCAAAACTGCAGGCTTTGAAGCTTGAAACCGTCAAAACAGCGGACGAAAACACCAAACTGACTGAAGCCGACATGAAGGCGCAGGATGAAGTGTTTGAGGCTCTGGAAGGCGCGGTGCAAGCGGCCGTCAAAAAAACCACACCCGAACTGGATGCCGAGATCCTGCGTGTGACTGTGGAAATGCTGAAAAAAGATCCGACTCAGTTCGCCGGCGAACTTGTGCTGCCACTGTATGAGAAAAATAAAAAAAGCTTCCTCGAATCACTGAAGAAGCTTTCCCCGTCTGACGCCAAACTGGTTGAAGACGCCGTCAAAGCAGCCGCGCGCCAAAAGCGCTACGGCAACGGATAA
- a CDS encoding phosphoglycerate kinase, which translates to MANGLKGIKTVRDFELAGKVVFLRLDLNVPMENGKITDENRITASLPTIKYCMEQGAKLVMASHLGRPKSKDDTEFSLEPVAKRLQDLLNAEVILVEEPDSDAPKHLLPSLKPNQLILLENVRFEEGETKDSIEFAQKIANYCDVYINDAFGASHRAHATIHALPSVMKDKGIGFLIEKEITMLDSLLQNPKRPYIAVMGGAKVSDKIAVIERLMDVVDGFIVGGAMAYTFLKAQGLPVGKSLVENDKLKYAKEMIERIEARNKTILLPVDHVATKGITDTAHAHVTNDVAIAEDELGVDIGPKSIKNFSAALREAGTIFWNGPMGIFENPAFAKGTFGVAAAIAESNAVKIVGGGDSAAAADASGFAGKMTHISTGGGASLEYLQGDKLPGLEILRTRIR; encoded by the coding sequence ATGGCTAACGGTCTTAAAGGCATCAAGACAGTTCGTGATTTCGAGTTGGCAGGGAAAGTTGTTTTCCTGCGCTTGGATTTGAACGTTCCAATGGAGAACGGCAAGATCACGGACGAAAACCGCATCACGGCATCTTTGCCGACAATCAAGTATTGCATGGAACAAGGAGCGAAGCTGGTTATGGCTTCCCACCTGGGTCGTCCCAAATCCAAAGACGACACAGAGTTTTCTTTGGAGCCTGTGGCAAAGCGCCTGCAGGATCTTTTGAATGCGGAAGTGATTCTGGTGGAAGAACCGGACTCTGACGCTCCAAAACACCTTTTGCCTTCTCTGAAACCAAATCAGTTGATCCTTCTTGAAAACGTGCGTTTCGAAGAAGGGGAGACAAAAGATTCCATCGAGTTCGCGCAAAAGATCGCCAACTACTGCGACGTTTACATCAACGACGCTTTTGGTGCTTCTCACCGCGCCCACGCGACCATTCATGCTTTGCCTTCAGTGATGAAGGACAAAGGTATCGGCTTCCTGATTGAAAAGGAAATCACGATGCTGGATTCCCTGCTGCAAAACCCAAAACGCCCGTACATCGCGGTGATGGGTGGTGCGAAGGTTTCAGACAAGATCGCAGTTATCGAACGCCTGATGGACGTTGTTGACGGTTTCATCGTGGGTGGCGCGATGGCGTACACTTTCCTGAAAGCTCAGGGACTGCCAGTCGGTAAGTCTTTGGTTGAAAATGACAAGTTGAAATACGCCAAAGAAATGATCGAGCGTATTGAAGCCCGCAACAAAACCATTTTGTTGCCGGTGGATCATGTGGCGACCAAAGGCATCACGGACACAGCGCACGCGCATGTGACCAATGATGTGGCGATCGCAGAAGACGAGCTGGGTGTGGATATCGGTCCTAAATCCATCAAGAACTTCTCTGCGGCTTTGCGTGAAGCGGGCACTATTTTCTGGAACGGCCCTATGGGCATCTTTGAAAATCCGGCCTTCGCAAAAGGCACTTTCGGTGTGGCAGCAGCCATTGCTGAAAGCAACGCAGTTAAAATCGTGGGTGGTGGTGACTCTGCAGCGGCGGCGGATGCTTCCGGCTTTGCTGGGAAGATGACTCACATCTCAACAGGTGGCGGCGCATCCCTTGAATATCTTCAGGGCGATAAGTTGCCGGGTCTTGAAATCCTACGCACCAGAATTCGCTAA
- a CDS encoding beta-sandwich domain-containing protein — protein MKKNLVLGSVIVASLVQYTSPAFANKEVIGGIIGGIIGGGIGTQIGKGNGNKAAIIIGAVAGTLIGSKVGKDLDEADRQALAEAQRRSLQDNLGSRRDWDGRHYGSRTGARGSFTSTREGYNNRTGEYCREYTSIIYLRDRTEETRGYACSRRDGSWYEVKETEVRFNGRGNGGGGRHNNEPIRPTPAPTRPTPPPAPGGQYGYGYEGTAQISQITRRTGGEWFRVTLRYPIALDRIEIRGLAAGVKIHDTTVYTESNRRIQVRELTNTGTVYAGDTAISENLNLRERVQVIDIRAESMGGVADVLVKAISSEDRPSLTVSRY, from the coding sequence ATGAAAAAGAACCTCGTTCTAGGATCAGTAATTGTCGCTTCCCTTGTACAATATACAAGCCCTGCGTTTGCGAATAAGGAAGTTATCGGCGGTATCATTGGTGGTATCATCGGTGGCGGTATCGGTACGCAAATCGGTAAAGGGAACGGCAACAAAGCAGCTATCATTATCGGAGCTGTAGCTGGAACATTGATTGGCTCCAAAGTCGGCAAGGACTTGGATGAAGCTGATCGTCAGGCTCTGGCAGAAGCACAAAGACGCTCTTTGCAGGACAACCTGGGCAGCCGTCGTGATTGGGATGGTCGTCATTATGGTTCCCGCACGGGTGCTCGCGGAAGCTTCACTTCCACTCGTGAAGGTTACAACAACCGCACGGGCGAATACTGCCGTGAATACACGTCCATCATCTATCTGCGTGACCGTACCGAAGAAACCCGCGGCTATGCGTGCTCCCGCCGTGATGGTTCCTGGTATGAAGTAAAAGAAACGGAAGTTCGCTTCAACGGCCGTGGCAACGGTGGTGGTGGTCGTCATAACAACGAACCAATCCGCCCGACTCCGGCTCCGACTCGCCCAACTCCTCCTCCAGCTCCGGGTGGTCAGTATGGCTACGGTTATGAAGGCACGGCTCAGATCAGCCAAATCACCCGCCGCACGGGTGGTGAGTGGTTCCGTGTGACCCTGCGCTACCCAATTGCTTTGGATCGTATCGAGATCCGTGGCTTGGCTGCGGGTGTTAAAATCCACGACACGACTGTGTATACAGAATCCAACCGTCGCATCCAGGTTCGTGAGCTGACCAACACGGGCACAGTTTATGCGGGTGATACGGCGATTTCCGAGAACTTGAACCTGCGTGAGCGCGTTCAGGTCATCGACATCCGTGCTGAGTCCATGGGTGGCGTTGCCGACGTACTTGTGAAGGCGATTTCCAGCGAAGACCGTCCTTCCCTGACAGTCAGCCGTTACTAA
- a CDS encoding substrate-binding periplasmic protein has protein sequence MHLRVQQALVALILSATVFVSGHARADVISFRSDFWCPYVCNPDSETPGYMVEIARTVFEKHGHKVQVKLSNWVRAIKDTRSNRVQGLMGCSVVDAPDFIYPKKSLGIMKNAYFVPKNSTWTYKGRPSLQGMKIGVINGYTYGDSVDNLIRSRHRSFIPFSGDRPLEQVIRMMQAGRLDGFIENPVVLQYTSVSAKITMENMKVAGWVENHDPALYISFSPNNPKSQEYAEILTRGVEELRRSGELQRILQKYNLKDWEQPSGISLGALDNLGSSFLKSPLNPFNMFNARSL, from the coding sequence ATGCACCTGAGAGTTCAACAAGCACTTGTCGCATTGATTCTGTCAGCAACTGTCTTCGTGTCGGGGCACGCCCGTGCCGACGTGATCTCTTTCCGCTCTGATTTCTGGTGCCCTTACGTTTGCAATCCTGATTCTGAAACTCCCGGTTATATGGTGGAAATCGCCCGCACCGTTTTTGAAAAACACGGCCACAAGGTGCAGGTGAAACTTTCCAACTGGGTTCGCGCCATCAAAGACACCCGCAGCAACCGCGTGCAGGGCCTGATGGGTTGCAGTGTGGTGGATGCACCGGACTTTATCTATCCCAAGAAATCTTTGGGCATCATGAAAAATGCCTACTTCGTCCCTAAGAACTCCACTTGGACTTACAAAGGCCGCCCGTCTTTGCAGGGCATGAAAATCGGCGTGATCAATGGCTATACCTATGGTGACAGTGTCGACAACCTGATCCGCTCCCGCCATCGTTCTTTCATTCCGTTTTCCGGGGATCGCCCGCTGGAGCAGGTCATTCGCATGATGCAGGCCGGACGCCTGGATGGTTTTATCGAAAATCCGGTGGTGCTGCAGTACACGTCCGTGTCCGCCAAGATCACCATGGAAAATATGAAAGTTGCAGGCTGGGTTGAAAATCACGATCCGGCGCTTTACATCTCTTTTTCGCCGAACAATCCGAAGTCGCAGGAGTACGCAGAAATTCTGACTCGTGGGGTGGAGGAACTTCGCCGCAGCGGAGAGCTGCAGCGGATTCTTCAGAAGTACAACCTGAAGGACTGGGAACAGCCCTCAGGGATTTCATTAGGTGCTTTGGACAACCTTGGCTCCAGTTTCCTCAAGAGCCCGCTTAATCCGTTCAACATGTTCAATGCTCGTAGTCTCTAG
- the ilvA gene encoding threonine ammonia-lyase has product MKVSFADIQKARELLKDIICPTEMSHSISASNLLKSEVYLKFENTQRTGSFKFRGAYNKISNLTADEKARGVVASSAGNHAQGVALSAKLAGVKSTIVMPETASISKASATRDYGANVVLKGEIYDEAFEHAQKLEKEHGYTFVHPYQDPHVIAGQGTIGIEILEKVPDLDTVIVPIGGGGLISGVALAVKAINPKIRVIGVQSDRSPGMAHLYNKQPLSQIKRAATIADGIAIKNPSQVMLDNFISKYVDQVVTVSDDEIAEAIVFLMERAKTVAEGSGAAAMAAAMSRGLDLGKKTCVIISGGNIDLNIVSKIIDRGQILRGRLCELSVIVDDLPGNLSRLTQAIASQKANILEVRHDRVSKGLSLRETRIDFVLETTSIEHVERIKRALEETGAKVVQST; this is encoded by the coding sequence ATGAAAGTCAGCTTTGCAGACATCCAAAAAGCCCGTGAACTTCTGAAAGACATCATCTGTCCCACAGAAATGAGCCATTCCATCAGTGCCAGCAACCTGCTTAAAAGCGAAGTGTATCTGAAGTTTGAAAACACTCAGCGCACGGGCAGTTTTAAATTCCGCGGGGCCTATAACAAGATCTCGAATCTGACGGCCGATGAAAAAGCCCGTGGTGTGGTGGCAAGCTCTGCCGGAAATCACGCTCAGGGCGTGGCACTTTCAGCAAAACTGGCCGGGGTTAAATCCACCATCGTGATGCCGGAAACAGCCTCGATCAGCAAAGCCTCTGCGACCCGGGATTACGGCGCCAATGTTGTGCTGAAGGGCGAAATTTACGACGAGGCTTTCGAGCACGCTCAGAAACTTGAAAAAGAACACGGCTATACCTTTGTTCATCCGTACCAGGATCCGCATGTGATCGCAGGTCAGGGAACTATCGGGATCGAAATCCTGGAAAAGGTTCCGGATCTGGACACGGTGATTGTTCCCATCGGTGGGGGCGGTCTGATCAGTGGTGTGGCGTTGGCGGTGAAGGCCATCAATCCAAAAATCCGGGTGATCGGCGTGCAAAGTGACCGTTCACCGGGAATGGCGCATCTTTATAACAAACAGCCGCTGTCCCAGATCAAACGGGCGGCAACGATTGCTGACGGCATTGCGATCAAAAATCCGTCGCAGGTGATGCTGGATAATTTCATTTCCAAATATGTCGATCAGGTTGTGACCGTCAGTGATGACGAAATCGCAGAAGCGATCGTGTTCCTGATGGAAAGAGCCAAAACCGTGGCCGAAGGGTCCGGTGCCGCCGCGATGGCCGCAGCCATGTCCCGCGGCCTGGATCTAGGTAAAAAGACCTGCGTGATTATCAGCGGTGGTAACATCGATTTGAATATCGTTTCCAAGATCATCGACCGCGGTCAGATTCTGCGTGGAAGACTGTGTGAATTGTCCGTGATCGTGGATGACCTGCCGGGGAATCTGAGCCGTTTGACCCAGGCGATTGCTTCCCAAAAAGCCAATATCCTGGAAGTTCGTCATGACCGTGTGTCGAAGGGGCTTTCCTTGCGTGAAACCCGCATCGACTTCGTTCTAGAGACTACGAGCATTGAACATGTTGAACGGATTAAGCGGGCTCTTGAGGAAACTGGAGCCAAGGTTGTCCAAAGCACCTAA
- the tpiA gene encoding triose-phosphate isomerase, protein MKKIFAANWKLFKSPKETREFFAQFKELAGKATGEVVFFPSAISLEAASESLKGSSIKFGAQNCYFQAQGAFTGENSAQVVKDLGGSYVLIGHSERRAIFGEGDALVADKVAFVQSLGLTPMLCIGETLQERESAKTFRVLETQLNLGLAKADKSKPVVIAYEPVWAIGTGKVATPEQVAETHTDVFNILKALGFETAPILYGGSVKPDNAAGLIKQPHVNGFLVGGASLEAKSFSEIASV, encoded by the coding sequence ATGAAAAAGATTTTTGCTGCTAACTGGAAGCTTTTTAAATCTCCAAAAGAAACGCGTGAGTTTTTTGCTCAGTTCAAGGAACTGGCGGGGAAAGCAACGGGGGAAGTGGTCTTTTTCCCTTCGGCGATTTCTTTGGAAGCCGCCAGTGAATCTTTGAAAGGTTCCAGCATCAAGTTTGGTGCGCAGAACTGTTATTTTCAGGCACAAGGTGCTTTCACCGGCGAAAACTCTGCGCAAGTGGTAAAGGATCTGGGCGGCAGCTACGTATTGATCGGTCACAGCGAACGCCGTGCGATCTTTGGTGAAGGCGATGCCCTGGTGGCAGACAAAGTCGCTTTCGTTCAAAGCCTGGGCCTGACACCGATGTTGTGCATTGGTGAAACCCTGCAAGAGCGCGAGTCTGCAAAAACTTTCCGTGTTCTGGAAACTCAACTGAATCTGGGTCTGGCGAAGGCCGACAAATCCAAACCTGTGGTCATTGCCTACGAGCCGGTTTGGGCAATCGGCACGGGGAAGGTGGCGACGCCGGAACAGGTGGCGGAAACTCACACCGACGTTTTCAATATTCTAAAAGCACTGGGTTTTGAAACGGCACCGATTCTTTATGGTGGCAGCGTAAAGCCGGACAATGCGGCGGGTTTGATCAAACAACCGCACGTGAATGGTTTCCTGGTCGGGGGAGCATCTTTGGAAGCAAAGTCTTTCAGCGAGATTGCTTCCGTTTAG
- the gap gene encoding type I glyceraldehyde-3-phosphate dehydrogenase — MSKLRVGINGFGRIGRVLFRAGFEKFDIVGINSLDSIEGDAHLLKYDSAHGVFNADVSTEGHNLIVNGKKIAVSKTRNPAEVPWKDLGVDLVLECTGAFKKREDFMQHISAGAKRVLVSGPAEKGADITMVYGINHESYDPSKHVVVSNASCTTNCLAPLAKVLNDTFGIEHGTMMTVHSYTNDQKILDAPHSDLRRARAAAVSMIPTTTGAAKNVGLVLPELKGLIDGISVRVPTPNVSLVDFTFTAKKDVTRESVNEALIKASEGAMKGVLAVEHNELVSVDFNGNKHSSIVDLATTMVVGPRMVKVLSWYDNETGFSNRMVDVALHMQKKGL; from the coding sequence ATGTCTAAGTTGCGTGTTGGTATCAACGGTTTTGGTCGTATTGGTCGTGTTCTTTTCCGCGCGGGTTTTGAAAAATTCGATATCGTCGGAATCAATTCTCTGGACAGCATCGAAGGTGATGCTCACTTGCTGAAATACGACTCTGCCCACGGCGTGTTCAACGCTGACGTTTCGACCGAAGGTCACAACCTGATCGTAAACGGTAAAAAAATCGCTGTTTCCAAAACCCGCAATCCCGCCGAAGTTCCTTGGAAGGATCTGGGCGTGGACCTTGTTCTTGAGTGCACTGGCGCATTCAAAAAACGCGAAGATTTCATGCAGCACATTTCTGCTGGTGCAAAACGCGTTTTGGTTTCCGGCCCTGCTGAAAAAGGTGCGGACATCACAATGGTGTACGGTATCAACCACGAATCTTACGATCCATCCAAGCACGTTGTGGTTTCTAACGCGTCCTGCACGACAAACTGCCTGGCGCCTTTGGCGAAAGTTCTGAACGACACCTTCGGTATCGAACACGGTACGATGATGACTGTTCACTCTTACACGAATGACCAGAAGATCCTGGATGCTCCTCACAGTGATTTGCGCCGTGCCCGTGCTGCGGCGGTCAGCATGATCCCGACAACAACCGGGGCTGCGAAAAACGTGGGCCTGGTGTTGCCAGAGCTGAAAGGTCTGATCGACGGTATCTCCGTGCGTGTTCCGACTCCGAACGTTTCTTTGGTGGATTTCACATTCACTGCAAAGAAAGACGTAACCCGTGAATCCGTGAACGAAGCTTTGATCAAAGCTTCTGAAGGCGCGATGAAAGGTGTTCTGGCAGTAGAACACAACGAGCTTGTCAGCGTGGACTTCAACGGCAACAAACATTCTTCCATCGTCGATCTGGCAACAACCATGGTTGTGGGCCCGCGCATGGTGAAAGTTCTTTCCTGGTACGACAATGAAACTGGCTTCTCCAACCGCATGGTGGACGTTGCCTTGCACATGCAGAAGAAAGGTCTTTAA